ACTGTTCCTGTTGGTGCCGCTAGCAGGAGGCAATTCCGCAGGACTTCCATGGGAAACCCTGTTTGGATCGAACCTTGCCTCCGGATGGACGCTGCTTGCTTTCCCGGCGATGATCGGTTTCACGGAGCTGACGATTTCGAAGCTGCCGCGCAGACAGGCTCGCTTTAGTGCAAGTATGCTCTATCTTTATGGTCTTATCCTGTTCGGTGCGGCAATGGCAGCCCAGTACTGGTCGCCGATTATGCTTGTAGCAGCGGTGCTGAGCATTGGTTTGCATGAAGGATTGATCCGTTACAATCAATGGTTGGAAGCGAAGCAAATTCCGTTCTACGTGCATTCACAGCGAGGGCTTATGGTCTTATCGGTTGTACCTGGGAGCCCAGCGCAAGAGCTTGGCATTCAAGTAGGCGAAATTCTGCATAAAGTGAATGGTCACAAGATCAAAACAAAAACCGATTTACATGTCGCGATGGGATTGAACTCAGCGTTTTGCAGGCTGGAAGTGTTGAATGAGCAGGGTGAAGTACGCTTCCTGCACCGTGCCTTGTATGCAGGCGAGCACCACCAGCTAGGCATTATTCTGGCACCTGATCAAGAGGCTCTTTACTTCACAGAGCATCGTCCAGTGCATTTATTTTCCTATTTGCGCGGGAAACTGACCGGGCTGCTATCCAATGATTCAACGAAATCGATGTAAAGGTCTCAAAGGGCATCTTCAACTGAATGAGGGGCTGTTTCAAATACCGTTATCGCTCTCCGCCCCCCACAATTCATTTGCTGCTCTCTAAAGAACTGTATGATGCTTATAGACGAGAAAACAGCCTCTTCGGCGATCTAATGAACTGAATTGGCGTTATCGAGCAGCTTATAGGCGAAATAATGATCATAAGATCATAAGCATGATATAACGGGATGGGGATTCATTAGATTTTCCAAACGCTCGATTTTGATCAAATAAAGCTTGCTGAGTTCGTAAGAGGTGCTTGCTGCGCTTTGGGCGCCACACCATTATGGAGTGTTTCTCTGCATTGAAAATAAGCTAGTTGAAAGTGCTTATTTGTTCGAATGGCGACTACCGACGCCAAAAAAGGAGCTAAGCGACGATACAAGTCGCTTAGCTCCTTTTTTCATTTTTTCCCAACGAATGAGTCTGTCCCGGTCATCAACGATCGTTGCTTTTGGGATAGCCTCTTACGTTATTTAATAACAGTTGCTGGAGCCAGTCCATCACGGAGGACAATGATTTCGACGCGGCGGTTTTTACTGCGGTTCTCATCGCTGGTGTTAGGGACTTTGGGCATTGTATCGGCATAAGCCGTGGCAATGAATTTATTATTATCAAGCTTGGCCGTATCGCTGAAATAACGAAGGACAGAAAGGGAACGGGCAAAGGACAAGCCCCAGTTGTCTTTGAGTGGCGAACCGGGAGCCAGAGGCAAGTTGTCGGTGTGCCCCTCAATGCTTACCTTGCTATTTAGCGTTGGGAAGAGGGAAGCAAGCTTTTGGAGAATGGGCGAGGAGGCTGGTTTCAGATCCGCTTTGCCCAGGTCAAAAAGGAATAAATCATTCAGTGTGATCGCCACACCGCGCTCGGTATCGCTAGCGGATACCTGAGCCTCCAAATTTTGATCCTTAATGTAAGCTTGGACTTGTTTTAAGAGATCTTGGAGTTCCTTTTCGCGCTTTTCTTTCTCGCTTTGATCAGGCTTGGTTTTATCTTTCTCTTCCTTTTGTTCGTCTAAGTTTTGCTTCGTATAATCTTTGTCCTTGCTGTCAGAGTCCCCCTGTTTAGGAGTCATTTGACCGCTGATCCCGTGGCCTTTATCTAGAACCGAGTCAGCTTTCTGGAACTGCATGTTTAATACTTGCGCCAAAACGGCATACTTTTGAACATCCACTTTACTCATCGCATACATAATGATGAAGAATACGAGCAGCAAGGTGATTAAATCCGCATAGGTAATGAGCCATCTCTCATGATTAACATGCTCTTCCTGCTTCTTACCTCTCCGCGCCATTGTTGCCTTCCTCCTCTACCACTGCTTTTTTGGACCTTGATTTATCGTGGAGGAAGGAATTTAGTTTTTTCTTAATTAACTGAGGGTTTTCACCAGCTTGCAGGGCAAGAATGCCTTCGAGCATCAGTTCCATTTCGGAGACCATTTCTTTGCCCCGTACTTTGATTTTGTTGGCAATAGGAAGATAGATCAAGTTGGCGCTCATAACGCCGTACAAGGTTGCTGTGAAGGCAACGGCAATCGCAGGTCCCAAGCTGGACGGATCATCGAGGTTGCCGAGAACGTGAATAAGCCCCATGACCGTTCCGATGATCCCCATAGTAGGCGCGTAGCCGCCGCCAGCTTCGAAGATTTTGGACATATTGTCAACTTGATGCTCGATCGCATCCATTTCAAGCTCTAGGATCTGCCTGGTTAGCTCAGGATCGGTACCATCCACAACCATAAGCAAACCATCTTTCAAAAAGGGATTCTGATGCTCTTGAGCACGCTGTTCCAAAGCCAGTACACCTTCTCTGCGAGCAATCGAGGCCATATCTACCAGTTCTTCAATGGTTGCGGCTGGATCCTTTTTGGCTTCTTTGAAGGCGATGCCCAGTGCTTTAGGAATTTTGGATAAAATAGAGAGGGGGAAGCTGATAGCTACAGCTCCAAAGGTCCCGCCGAACACGATCAGCATAGCGCTTGGAATAATTAGGGAACTAATATGCCCTCCATCCCATACGTAGCCGCCAATTAAACCTACTAGACCTAATACTAATCCTAAAACCGTTGTCAAATCCATGACTTTACCACTCCTAATTAGCATAAAAAGAATAGGGATTCTACAAGCAGCCTGATAAGTTCTATGGTGTCTCATCCTGATGGCGACAGGCTTTAACAGATATTGCTGTTTGCATCCATGATTCAAAAAGGGTATAATGGAAAAACCAGAACAAACATTCTTATGAGGAACGGCTTCAAATTCCTTCATAAATGATCGTGCAAGTTCCATAAACTTCTTTATCGGATATTACAAATGGAAAATGAATAGGATAAAAGTTCGATTTATTTCAATAAGTGTAGGTGATAAGTGATGAATGATCTTGTTGTTAGCTCTAAGAAGTTCGAGCTCGTATCTGATTTTTCTCCACAAGGCGACCAGCCTCAAGCTATTGAGGAAATCGTCAAAAGTATTCAATCTGGAAAAAGGCACCAGACGCTGTTAGGAGCAACAGGGACAGGGAAAACATTTACAGCCGCGCAAGTAATTGCCAAGTTGAATCGCCCGACCTTGATTATTGCCCATAACAAAACACTAGCCGCACAATTGTGCAGTGAGTTCAAAGAATTTTTCCCTCATAACGCCGTCTCCTATTTCGTCAGCTACTATGATTACTACCAGCCAGAAGCCTACATTGCCTCCTCTGACACTTACATCGAGAAAGACTCCAGCATTAATGAAGAGATTGATAAACTTCGCCATTCTGCGACCAGTTCCCTATTCGAACGACGCGACGTTATTATTGTTGCGAGCGTCTCGTGTATTTACGGTTTGGGTTCGCCAATCGAATATGGCAATATGCTGCTTTCTTTGCGTGTAGGGATGGAGAAATCGCGTAATGAGATTCTTCATAAACTCGTAGACATTCAATATCAGAGAAATGATATGAATTTTGTCCGCGGGACGTTTCGCGTGCGGGGGGATGTCGTTGAGATTTTCCCGGCATCGCATGGCGAACAGGCGGTAAGAGTAGAGTTGTTTGGCGACGAGATTGAGCGAATTACAGAAATTAATGTGCTGACCGGTGAAATCATTGGCGAACGCGAACATATCGCGATTTTCCCTGCGTCTCACTTTGTGACGCACGAAGATACGATGAAAGTCGCGCTCGTGAATATTGAACGGGAGCTGGAGGAGCGACTTGCTGAGTTGAAGGAGCAAGGAAAGTTGCTCGAGGCTCAACGATTGGAGCAGCGGACGCGTTACGACATGGAAATGATGCAAGAGATGGGATTCTGCTCCGGTATTGAGAATTACTCGGGACCACTAACTTTCCGTGAGCGGGGGGCTACACCCTATACATTAATTGATTATTTCCCGGACGATATGCTGTTTATGGTCGATGAGTCGCACGTCTCATTGCCACAGATCCGCGCAATGTATAATGGCGATAGAGCAAGAAAAGAAGTGCTGGTTGACCATGGTTTCCGTCTGCCTTCTGCGCTGGATAACCGCCCGCTGCGTTTTGAGGAGTTTGAGGAGAAAGTTAATCAAATTTTATATATATCAGCAACACCAGGGCCTTACGAGTTGGAACATTGCCCAGAGATGGTGCAGCAAATTATTCGTCCTACGGGCTTGTTGGATCCGATTATTGAGGTGAGGCCAACAAAAGGTCAGATCGATGATCTGATTGCCGAGATTCATGATCGGATACGGAAAGACGAGCGAGTGCTTGTAACGACATTGACCAAGAAAATGTCGGAGGATTTGACGGATTAC
Above is a genomic segment from Paenibacillus sp. HWE-109 containing:
- the uvrB gene encoding excinuclease ABC subunit UvrB, producing MNDLVVSSKKFELVSDFSPQGDQPQAIEEIVKSIQSGKRHQTLLGATGTGKTFTAAQVIAKLNRPTLIIAHNKTLAAQLCSEFKEFFPHNAVSYFVSYYDYYQPEAYIASSDTYIEKDSSINEEIDKLRHSATSSLFERRDVIIVASVSCIYGLGSPIEYGNMLLSLRVGMEKSRNEILHKLVDIQYQRNDMNFVRGTFRVRGDVVEIFPASHGEQAVRVELFGDEIERITEINVLTGEIIGEREHIAIFPASHFVTHEDTMKVALVNIERELEERLAELKEQGKLLEAQRLEQRTRYDMEMMQEMGFCSGIENYSGPLTFRERGATPYTLIDYFPDDMLFMVDESHVSLPQIRAMYNGDRARKEVLVDHGFRLPSALDNRPLRFEEFEEKVNQILYISATPGPYELEHCPEMVQQIIRPTGLLDPIIEVRPTKGQIDDLIAEIHDRIRKDERVLVTTLTKKMSEDLTDYFKEIGIKVRYLHSDIKTFERMQILRDLRLGTFHVLVGINLLREGLDLPEVSLVAILDADKEGFLRSERSLIQTIGRAARNSDGRVIMYGDKITDSMQKAIYETGRRRSLQEAHNEKLGITPQTIAKRIRDVIEATKVAEEKADYLADVKGAKMSKKDRASLIERLEGEMKEAAKNLQFERAAQLRDAIMEMKADA
- a CDS encoding PDZ domain-containing protein, which produces MDVLTQFLDRLLQAVGQLFVNPFYYIGILFIVLHYRKQIQMERKLFHTRLHSLLNETWRTILWGWIGGIGASVVMLFVGVSIEADVIILLWVLTAVLVLFRVRFICLAYAVGILGIAQVLLSWLPSEAIQEAFPVFKIVAGADIPSLLVIVAVLHLLEGFLVGFQGARMASPLFLEGKRGQIVGAQQLQGFWPVPLFLLVPLAGGNSAGLPWETLFGSNLASGWTLLAFPAMIGFTELTISKLPRRQARFSASMLYLYGLILFGAAMAAQYWSPIMLVAAVLSIGLHEGLIRYNQWLEAKQIPFYVHSQRGLMVLSVVPGSPAQELGIQVGEILHKVNGHKIKTKTDLHVAMGLNSAFCRLEVLNEQGEVRFLHRALYAGEHHQLGIILAPDQEALYFTEHRPVHLFSYLRGKLTGLLSNDSTKSM
- a CDS encoding flagellar motor protein; the encoded protein is MDLTTVLGLVLGLVGLIGGYVWDGGHISSLIIPSAMLIVFGGTFGAVAISFPLSILSKIPKALGIAFKEAKKDPAATIEELVDMASIARREGVLALEQRAQEHQNPFLKDGLLMVVDGTDPELTRQILELEMDAIEHQVDNMSKIFEAGGGYAPTMGIIGTVMGLIHVLGNLDDPSSLGPAIAVAFTATLYGVMSANLIYLPIANKIKVRGKEMVSEMELMLEGILALQAGENPQLIKKKLNSFLHDKSRSKKAVVEEEGNNGAER
- a CDS encoding OmpA/MotB family protein, with protein sequence MARRGKKQEEHVNHERWLITYADLITLLLVFFIIMYAMSKVDVQKYAVLAQVLNMQFQKADSVLDKGHGISGQMTPKQGDSDSKDKDYTKQNLDEQKEEKDKTKPDQSEKEKREKELQDLLKQVQAYIKDQNLEAQVSASDTERGVAITLNDLFLFDLGKADLKPASSPILQKLASLFPTLNSKVSIEGHTDNLPLAPGSPLKDNWGLSFARSLSVLRYFSDTAKLDNNKFIATAYADTMPKVPNTSDENRSKNRRVEIIVLRDGLAPATVIK